Genomic window (Vulpes lagopus strain Blue_001 chromosome 6, ASM1834538v1, whole genome shotgun sequence):
tttattttttcaaagaatcagctccttgtttcattgatctattatttgtttttaaaattcttgtatcatttatttctgctctactgtttattatttcttttactgattctaagcttcatttgttgttctttttctagctcctttaggtttaaggttaggctgtttatttgaagtttttcttcttgaggtaagcctgtatgGCTATATCCTTTcttcttaggaccacttttgctgcttCCAAAAGATTTTgcactgttgtattttcatttgttaccatgtatttttaaatttctttttggggatccctgggtggcgcagcggtttagcgcctgcctttggcccagggcgcgatcctggagacccaggatcgaatcccacgtcgggctcccggtgcatggagcctgcttctccctctgcctgtgtctctgcctctctctctctctctctgtgtgactataataaataaataaataaataaattaaatttctttttggattacttggttgacccattccttggtagcatgttgtttaatttccatgcaTTTGTGGTCTTTCAtgtattcagaaaaattaaaatttgtagaTACAGATTAAAGAACAAATTCTCATGTACTCGCCACCTAAGGCTTGCCATCTATTCAAAAATAGAACTTTACCATAATTCAGAAGCCTCTTATGTGCCCCTCCCTGACTGCATTCCTTTCTAGCCTTCTGAAGTAATTGCCATCTTGAATTTTATGGAAGTCATTCCTTCAGTTTTGAttgttttcattatatatgtttatgtacgTCTTCACTCCTAAATCCAGggttttttatctgttttaaaatttcatagtaAAGAGAACTATGCTGCATATACTTTCTGTGGCATGCTTCTTTTGTGCAAGactatttttgagattcatccctgTTGATGtacatagttatttttatttatttccactgtTGTATAATATTTCATGGAATTAAATACCATAATTTACTTACCCATTCTATttgtggacatttggattgtgtCCAGAgttttgctgttataaacaatATTGCTAAAACATTCTCTGATATATGTCATATGCAAGAAGAATTTATCTATGGTGTATACATAGTAGTAGTACTGCTTAGACATAGAGTGTGCACATGTTAAATTTTATAAGAATACCAAGTTGGTTTCAAAGCAGTTAAAGctgtttcctctcctttccttcctccaccaGCAGTAGAGGGGTATTCCTCATTGCTTTACAACCTTCTTATCACTTGGTAGTTATCCAGCTTAAAGAATTTTGCCAGTTTGGTGGTATCAGATGGTATCCCAATATGATTTGAATGTAGATGTCCCTgcttattagtgatgttgaatactttttttttaaatttttatttatttatgatagtcacagagagaaagagaggcagagacacaggcagagggagaagcaggctccatgcaccgggagcccgatgtgggattcgatcccgggtctccaggatgcgccctgagccaaaagcaggcaccaagccgctgcgccacccagggatccctgaatactTTTTATATTCAGCTTGTGCAGCATGCATTTTTTCTGTGTAAttcctattcatttatttctgttctccatttttcatttagttgtcttttcctatttcattcataggaattctttatatattctagatgctACTAATTTGCCAACTATAAAtgcattgcaaatatttccttaatgactaattgGCTATGGGaggtgagagagaaggaaagtagaATTATCCCAGGTTTCTGGTTTGGGGAAGTGGATGCTAGTGCTGTTAAACTAGACCATCGAATAGAGGAGAACTAGatctgggggagaggggagttTGAGATATTTTGGAGTTTGATGTTTCTGTGGAATATTTAGGGGGAGATGTCTTGTAGACATTTGCATATAAGGGTCTGAAGCTTAGGCGAAGTCTGTTAGGCCATATCAGTTCTGAAGGAGTCTTGTATCATGGGCCTTTCAGAATACTGCAGTTGGAAGgaatatgataatttttaaactcatttgTTTTCTACCTATTGGAttcttttatgaaatgaaagaatgaatgaatgtcccATTCAAATGACCCACTAGATTACTTTGTCTTAgtcattgttttattaatttttgatgtTGACTGTTATATAATCTTTCTTAACATttccaagaaaaaacaaaaaaagcaaaaaaaaaaaaaaaaaaaaaaaaacatttccaagagagcacagcatttttattttgaaacacatCCAGAATATCTATCTTACATAACATGCAGATTACATatctagatttaaatttttttcattgcacATTCATGTATGGTACTTACACAAGTTACTCCATAAACACTGAAAACAAGTAGGAAACATGTACATCTAAGAATTCTACtttgtgtaggttttttttttttttttttttttttttttttttaatttttttttttttttttttatttatttatgataggcacacagtgagagagagagaagcagagacacaggcagagggagaagcaggctccatgcaccgggagcccgacgtgggattcgatcccgggtctccaggatcgcgccctgggccaaaggcaggcgctaaaccgctgcgccacccagggatccctgtgtaggtttttattaagtaataatattttcaaatacatttccaGATTTCTTTAGGCTCTTCTTTGTATTTGGAGTTGTGTACATATAACCACTGAAAGTATTTGGAGTTGTGTACATATAACCCTTGGGAGGATAGCAGTAGAAGCCTATGAagtaaagatttttcttaattaaaaaagcaTTATGACTAGTTTTAGAAGTTCTGAGAACTCTGGTAAGCTCAGAGGTGGAAATATCCCTTAGTAACATTTACAAGATAGCAAAGGTGAGGAAAGTGTCAGTAGTAGGGCTAGGATCTGGTACATTCACTAAAAATGTAGCACCTCAGCATAGCTTATACTGGCTTATACTGGCAGGGCAAAGCGATGAACCAACCGTTCACCTCCCTCAAAGAGTAGTAGCAGCTAATTTGGTGATGGTGATTGGTCACCTTTTAGGAGAACTGTAATCCAGGGACAATTAGGGCTTGCATGTATTGTATACAGGGAAATGATGGCAGAGGTAGTCTCTTTCTGGTCCATCTTTATCAGTACTATGGTGATTACGCGTCTGTGTTCAAGGAGATCTTCTAGAcctgtaaaaaaaacaaagagagagaaaggaagtgtgAAAGTGTGATATACTCAACTATAGCTTCAACCTGGGTTCTGCTGGGAACATTCTGATTTCATAGGTAGCCCCAAGTCCCTAGGCAAAGTGGTCAGATTTCCTGCTGCTAAATGGTCATTGTGGATTATAGGGGCTGCTTTTTTAAGCCCAGGAAAGGCTTGGGGGAAATTTGGTAGCTTTGCTTGAATAGTTAAAGCTCTGCCTCAAGGTTGACACTTCTAGACAGGTAGGGTAACTTTTGATACTACAGGAGATGACATCTCAGTTTATAGATAAATAGAGGTAGAGGCAGGCTTGGTGGTAAACACACTTTCAAGCCAAGGATCCCACAGGAAAACTCAGTGCAAATATTTCTGACTTCCCAAAATTGACATTTCTTAAAGAGCAGTTCTTCTGCAAAGTGCAGCAAACCTACCTTTTCTTGCTAATTGCTTTCACTAAACTCTTGATGGTCTTAGATTCTGGATTCAGACATCTTTTCTCCCCACTCTTTTTCATTGTGGCACTGTAGAAGTAAGTAAGagtgaaaatacataaaacaattttgGACCAATAAAACAGAGTATACAGATTTTAGGCCAGACATTTAGGTTTCAGTCTAGATGTTCCTTTTGTTATACAAAAGTCTTAGAATCATTACAAACCCTTTACTGATTTTGTGATCATAGtcacatatttaatatatgattACAACTAGGGAAGTGATATTCAGATGGCATTTTACTCACATGATCTCAACACGTGGACACGATGGACTTGCAGGaatcatttcaattttttctAAGGACCTTAGATTTACAGGTTGATCACTAATCTTGATACAGGTACAGCGTATAGTTCTAGAGAGAAGTATTCCTGTGGGAAAAAGAGTCAGGTACATCAGGGAAGGTTAGTGCAGTTTTCATTTTAGGCATATAATGTGGATTGTCTCCTACTAAGCAGAACCAATATCCCCATGTCATTTGAATAAGTCAAGAAAGATTCCCATTATAACACAGCTCTTAATGATTAATTAGCtgattatttgaaagaaaggaatTGCGGTTTATGAAATGTAAATTCATACCCTTGAGGCCCAATTCATATGGTTAATTAAGCTGAGTTAACTAAGGAAGTAtttgtctcattttctctttccttattcccttatatatatatatatatatatatttttttttttttttgtctatcctgttactcttcctcttttcttctttcttctctcctttattcCATTTGCTGTTCTGACTGTATATCTGTGGCCAGAGAGAATCTCTGCTTATTTACCCTTCATTTATAGGTAGGCTATGAAACCTTTGCAAATACACTATTCCTGTAATTATAGAATTTATACCAAGCCTTATTTCTGACCTTACAAACTAAATATCCCTTCATGCTCCTTACCTTGAGTTCCATTCAGAGTCAGGAAgataagacaaaaaataagaacagcACTTTGGTTCATGATGCTGTGACTGGAGGTTCCTCTGCAGTAGGCTCAGAAAGTCTAAGCAGTTGAGTGTCTCAGAAAATGTGGGCTTAGGATGCAGTATTTATTTGCAAAGGCACTTTCCCTCTCTACCTCTGATTGGATAACGTTACAGTCGACTTGGCAAAACCTGTCTGTTCCTTGGGGAAGTCCCATGTTGCAGAATCAAAGGGTTTATTAGTATTTATTGTGACTCTGAGTTGTGGAATTTCCCTCCACCTCCTTTTTTCACTTAGTTAGGTTTCACTTTCCAAAACATGAACTATTTCTTGAAAACCAGAAGTTTATTccatgtaagttttttttttagtgaaaaaaaatttaatgaatctTTTTAAGTGAAACTTTGATTCTTGTCTTTGGCCTTCtgcaaaataaagatgtaaactTAATCCTCAAATCAGtcctaaatagtttttttttttttcttttcaaggttttgtttaaattccagataGTTAACATAGACTATaataatatcagtttcaggtgtagaattgaGTGATTCATTACTttcatacaacatccagtgctcatcagaagTGCTCtacttaatccccattacctatttatcccctgtccctgcccacctctcctccagcaaccctcagtttgttctctatagttgagtctttttcttgttttgcctttctttttcctccccatgttcatttgtttcttaaatttctttcttaaattaaatttcttaaatttgtttcttaaatttcttaatttaatttaatttcttaaattccacaaaggagtgaaatcatatggtctttgtctttctctgtcttacctcactttttatttttctattttttatttttctatttgcagCATTAAGGCATGAACATAAATATCTGGTCTTTATTCACTTTATGGGTTTCAGGGATgtcatgttttttctctttaatcccTACAATAACCtgtaggaataggaataggaaagTTGTTACTTCGTTTTATGTATGGAAGTACCTTAGAGATAATTGTGTAAGGTTGTACAAAGGTTGTGTTCTATTTAGTCTACCTATGATGCTTTTTCTCTACATTTGCCTTAAACTTTGCAATTAATTTCAGAGGgtaagaaagttttaaaaattctttagtaATAGCAATTTTTCATCCTTTGTAGGTAAATTTAATTTGTGAAAATAGTAATTTAGCCAAGCATTGCTCTTTGATCAAATACTATAAGTAACAGGTTTGGTCTTATTGGACAAGGTCAAAGATATGGAACTGGCAAGTTTTCAAGAATTCCAGAACTGTTTTTGAACACTCATAACATTAGAATAGCTAAAGAGTCTTCTATATATAACTATTTTGAGGAACAACGCTACTCATTTGGATATCTGATTTCTGTTAGTGAAAGAATCTGGTTCCTGTTTGTGTGGTAAGCAATTTATGAGTATTTCAGAAAAGTCCCTCAATGAGACATTATAAGGTAACATCTAGAGTGGCATGAAAAAAGGATTAGTAGCTATGATAGGggtattgcaaaaaaaaaaaagatttcctttttgaagaaaaaattttaaaagaggcatGAATAGAGACTTTGGGAGAACAAGATGGAAAAAGGTTGATTTAACATTGATACAGCTCGAAGACATTGTCAAATGCAAAGTAAAGGATAAAAAGTGTTAGTTGTTACACTGATAGCAGTGGTAACAGAAATTAGCACAATTTTAACTGGGCAAATAGGGGGAAAATTGGTCTCTTAGTATTCAGTAGCACTTAGCTGGTTATTCACAGCCGGTAACAACAGTAGGAAGCAGGTGATACCCATATTGTGTAACACTTGTGGGCCTAACAGTGGAAGTCCAGTATCCAAGGGATGTAATAGTCTGGTTGTTTTTTGCAAGTCATTGGCAACAGGGGAGCCAAGGTGAAATGCTGTTTGAAATGCAGGCATCACACTGCAATGGGAAATCTCATGCAGATGAATACTTGGAACCTAGGGAAATATTTGGGGGATCTTTTCATAGTCAGCCAAGCTGCAACAATTTACAGATAGGCTGGGGAAAGACTGAGTTTCCATCCTAGGATTAAACTAGTTTAGTTGTACATACTGATTTAAAACTTGGCATAAACACCAAGAGAAAAGCCAATATCTGCAAATTGGGCACACATAAAACTTGGAACCTCAAATTTAGGAAGTTTTTCATTAGAACACTGAGTTGTTGATTGGGGCAGGCCAAAATTGCTGGAGTGCTGAATACCAACTCAGTCTATTCCAGGGCTAAGCTTTCAAGTCAATAAGTCAGGGGACTTAGCTATGGGAAACTGTGAAGACCAAAGGAAAGGAACTAATAGAATGCAGAAGACTTTCATCCAGCAAAGAGACTTTCATTTGATGGGGGAAAGTCTTATGAGAGATGGGGACGTGACGGGGGCCTCTCATAGCCATTTGtgcagaataaaaaaattagacTGTGAGTAAAAATGCCAGtattttcagagaaatgtctgaCATCAAGAGTGGAAGAGTTTCTGAACAgttccaacatttaaaaaaaaatgtgattttagttTTGTTAGTATCTAAATTCTCAGCTAAGATGCTCTCTATATAGCAAAATAGAGTTTGAATCAGATTACCTATGAAGGGGACTAAATATCtgttattaatgaaaaaatatttcttgtttaattgattttttaaataaacattacatAGCAAAAATTGTGTGCCAGGTATGTTTGAAGTGCTTTATGATTATTGACTCAGTTACTCCTTAAATAATGATTCATTTAACACAGTAATTCTAACTCTAAAGTccacgttatttatttatttttttaaggttttttttattcattcataagagagacagagagagaggcagagatacaggcagagagagaagcaggcacctacagggagcccaatgtgggactccatcccaggactccaggatcatgccctgagccaaagacaggtgctcatccgctgagccaccaggcgtccctaaagtCTACGTTCTTAATAATTGTTACGCTGCCTCTTTAGAGAGAATATTGTTCTTGATTTGGATTTCTGATTTCCATTCTATCTGTCTAAAATAGCTGAAGCCATATTTGAAATCAGTTTGGGTGCCTTAGTAATTAAACAGAAAGGTAAGGTGGATCTCATACTGGAATTCATACTAAAATGGAAAATGCTATTGTATATAGTTGCTATTcacatatgtatatagatatgCATGAATGTTAGTAAACAGTCACATAAACATGTATAtacttcaaagtatttttttcgcttttttgtttttaatttcagtacagctgacatacagcattatattagtttcaggagtacaatgtgatgattcagcaattctgtacaacATCAAGTGCTCATCGTGAAAAgtatactcctttttttttttaaatttttatttatatatgatagtcagagagagagagagaggcagagacataggcagagggagaagcaggctccatgcaacgggagcccgacatgggattcgattctgggtctccaatatcgcgccctgggccaaaggcaggcgctaaaccactgcaccacccagggatcctgaaaagTATACTcctaattcccatcacctatttcattcatttccctacctgcctcctctctggcaaccatcagtttgttctctatagttaaaagtccattttttggtttgtctcttttttcctatactagtttgttttgtttcttaaatttcacatatgagtgaaatcctatagtatttatctttctctggcttattttgcttagcatcatactgtgtagctccattcatgttgttgcaaatatcaagatttcattcttctggctaaataatactgaattttgtgtgtgtgtattttattttttattttatttttatttatttggtggacACTTGGTCtcctttcataatttggctattgtaaataatactgcagtaaacataaggatgcatgtatcccttcagatcagtgtttttgtatcttttgggtaagtatccagtagtgtaattactgagtcttagggtagttcttttctttttgaagaattcccatactgttttccacagtggctgtaccactttgtGCTCCCACTAGTGGTCACGAGGGTATCATGTCCTTGcgaacacctgttgtttcttttgtttttaattttagctattctgatagttgtgaggtgatatctcattgtagcaTTGTAGTGATTgatgttaaggatttttttttttttggtaagattttatttatttgagagaggagagagtgagtgaggaCAAATGCTAAtgcccagagggagagggagacacaaacccctgctgagcagggagcctaccattgtatgtcttctatggagaaatgtctgttggtgtcttctgcctattttatttatttgtttatttttttaaagattttattttttaatttgtgacaGAAAGAATGCACAAGgggtgtgaggggcagagggagaagcagactccccactgagcaggaagcctgattcagggcCCAAGAttatgatctgaactgaaggcagacgtttaactgactgagctacccaggtgtccctcttctgcccattttaactatttttttaaaaagattttttattcatttgagagagaaagagagctcaagcagggagagaggcagagggaaaaacagattcCAGTATCCATGTGAACCCTCAAGATGCccttcttctgcccattttaatcagagtatttgtttttttgggtgtcaAGTTGTATCAGtttattacatattttggatactaacgcTTTTATCAcatttgtcatttataaatatattctcccatttagtaggttgcctttcagttttgttgctTGTATTCTTTGTTATgaagaagcttcttattttgatgtaattccaatgatttatttttgcttttatttcccttgcctcaggagacacatgtagaaaaatattactaCAGCCaattcagagaaattactgcctgtgttctcttccaggatttttatggtttcagatctcacgtTTAAGTTCttaatctgttttgagtttatttttatatataatgtaagaAGGtagcctagtttcattcttttgcatgtaactgtcccagtttttccaacacccatttgttgaagagactcttcccattgcatattattttctcctttactaaagattaaatgaccatataattgtgggtttatttctgggtgttATATTGTGTTCTAttggtctgtatgtctgtttttgtgttatACTGTTGCaattaccacagctttgtaatataacttgaaatctggaattgtgattcctccagttttgttctgtcttttcaaaattgatttgggtctctggggtcttttgtgattccatacaaattttaggattattttttccagggatccctgggtggcgcagcggtttggcgcctgcctttggcccagggcgtgatcctggagacccgggatcgaatcccacgtcgggctcccggtgcatggagcctgcttctccctctgcctgtgtctctgcctctctctctctctctctctctctctctgtgactatcataaataaagaaaaaattaaaaaatatattttaaaaaaaggattattttttccagttctgtgaaaaatactgtttacaTATTGATAGGGAGTACACTTTTAAATGTGTAGAtcgctttgggtagcatagacattttaatgatatttttcttctaatccatgagcactGAATGTCTGTTTgacttctttcatcagtgtttatagttttcaaagtacagatcttTAGGTTTAttcatatagattttattttatttttaaaaagattttatttattcatgagagacagagagagagagagagagagagagagagagacacacacaggcagagggagagcaggctccatgcagggagcccgatgtgggactcaatcctaggactccagaatcatgttctgggccaaaggcaggcgccaaaccactgatgcacccagggattcccagaagttttatttttggtgcagttataattgttaatttcattttctgtgacttcattattagtgtataggaacgcaacagatttct
Coding sequences:
- the CXCL10 gene encoding C-X-C motif chemokine 10, translated to MNQSAVLIFCLIFLTLNGTQGILLSRTIRCTCIKISDQPVNLRSLEKIEMIPASPSCPRVEIIATMKKSGEKRCLNPESKTIKSLVKAISKKRSRRSP